In candidate division WOR-3 bacterium, one DNA window encodes the following:
- a CDS encoding DUF523 and DUF1722 domain-containing protein, producing the protein MAPVPKVLFSRCLGFEPCRYNGEIIRDEFVERLKRFVTPVTVCPEMEIGLGVPRPPIKILYLKGAIRLIQPATGLDLTERMQGFVKGFLDRLGPVDGFVLKSRSPSCGTRDVNAFNEEGNIYPAFTRRGFFGGAVLERFGELPVEDEGRLRNFLIREGFLCRLFALARFRELEQNPSPAGLVDFHTRHKLLLLAFTPEGLRQLGRIVAAAGRGPLAALLAEYRRLFSRALARPPKYTNGVNVLLHALGYFKERLSAGEKAFFLDTIDSYRRGRLPLSVPVSLIRSFIVRFGEPYLERQVFFQPYPEALADITDSGKGRDR; encoded by the coding sequence ATGGCGCCGGTGCCGAAGGTGCTTTTTTCCCGGTGTCTCGGGTTTGAGCCCTGCCGGTATAACGGCGAGATCATCCGGGATGAGTTTGTTGAACGGCTGAAGCGGTTTGTTACGCCGGTGACCGTCTGTCCGGAAATGGAGATCGGGCTCGGGGTGCCGCGTCCGCCGATCAAGATTCTCTATCTTAAGGGGGCGATCCGGCTGATTCAGCCGGCGACCGGGCTCGATCTGACGGAACGGATGCAGGGGTTTGTAAAGGGCTTTCTTGACCGGCTGGGTCCGGTGGACGGTTTTGTGCTCAAGTCCCGCTCACCCTCATGCGGGACCAGGGATGTCAATGCTTTCAATGAGGAGGGCAATATCTATCCCGCCTTTACCCGCCGCGGCTTCTTCGGCGGGGCGGTCCTGGAGCGGTTTGGGGAGCTGCCGGTTGAGGATGAGGGCCGGCTGCGCAACTTCCTTATCCGCGAGGGCTTTCTCTGCCGGCTGTTTGCCCTTGCCCGGTTCCGGGAGCTGGAGCAGAATCCGTCACCAGCCGGGCTGGTCGATTTTCACACCCGGCACAAGCTGCTGCTGCTTGCCTTCACTCCTGAGGGTCTGCGTCAGCTCGGCAGAATCGTCGCTGCTGCGGGCAGAGGTCCGCTGGCGGCATTGCTCGCGGAGTACCGAAGGCTTTTCTCCCGGGCGCTTGCCCGGCCGCCGAAGTACACGAACGGGGTCAATGTCCTGCTTCATGCCCTCGGCTATTTCAAGGAGCGGTTGAGTGCTGGCGAGAAGGCGTTCTTTCTTGATACGATTGATTCCTACCGCCGGGGACGACTGCCGCTGAGTGTGCCGGTCAGTCTGATCCGTTCCTTCATCGTCCGGTTTGGTGAACCCTATCTGGAAAGGCAGGTATTCTTCCAGCCCTATCCCGAAGCGCTTGCGGACATCACCGATTCGGGCAAGGGCCGGGACCGTTAG
- a CDS encoding thiamine pyrophosphate-dependent enzyme, with product MLKLQDLAKNQELFSHGHRACAGCGEALAVRQILLAAQPRPVVTAMATGCLEIFSSIYPHSAWQVPMIHTAFETAASTAAGVEAAYRFAKKKGLISDDIRIIAFAGDGGTYDIGLQALSGALERRHRFLYVCTNNEAYMNTGIQRSSATPYGADTTTSPAGRVLPGKIQHRKNIMEIVIAHDVAYAAQTTVFFWRDLATKVQKALDAPGPSFLNVLVPCPLGWRHLPSETVKLSRLAADTCYWPLYEYENGRYKVNYTPTKKLPVEEFLKPQGRFRHLFSGEAGQQVIAELQRYVDEQWELLLRKQALFGEESAKA from the coding sequence ATGTTGAAACTTCAAGACCTGGCAAAAAATCAGGAGCTTTTTTCTCATGGCCATCGTGCCTGTGCCGGCTGTGGTGAGGCGCTGGCGGTGCGGCAGATTCTGCTCGCGGCCCAGCCCCGGCCGGTGGTGACGGCGATGGCAACCGGCTGTCTGGAAATTTTCTCTTCGATCTATCCGCACAGCGCCTGGCAGGTGCCGATGATCCATACCGCATTTGAGACCGCAGCGTCGACTGCGGCGGGTGTGGAGGCGGCATACCGGTTTGCGAAGAAGAAGGGGCTGATTAGTGATGACATCCGGATCATCGCCTTTGCCGGTGATGGCGGGACCTATGACATCGGGCTGCAGGCACTTTCCGGCGCGCTGGAGCGCCGGCACCGTTTTCTCTATGTGTGCACCAACAATGAAGCCTATATGAATACCGGAATTCAGCGTTCATCCGCCACACCCTATGGTGCGGATACCACCACTTCCCCGGCAGGCAGAGTGCTGCCCGGCAAGATCCAGCACCGGAAGAACATCATGGAGATCGTGATCGCCCATGATGTCGCCTATGCGGCCCAGACCACGGTATTTTTCTGGCGGGATCTGGCAACCAAGGTGCAGAAGGCGCTGGATGCTCCGGGTCCGAGCTTTCTCAATGTGCTTGTGCCCTGTCCGCTCGGCTGGCGCCATCTGCCTTCTGAAACGGTCAAACTATCCCGGCTGGCGGCTGATACCTGCTACTGGCCGCTGTATGAGTATGAAAACGGCCGTTACAAGGTAAATTATACGCCAACGAAGAAACTGCCGGTGGAGGAGTTCCTCAAGCCCCAGGGCCGGTTCCGGCATCTGTTCAGTGGTGAAGCGGGGCAGCAGGTGATTGCGGAACTGCAGCGCTATGTCGACGAGCAGTGGGAATTGCTGCTCAGAAAGCAGGCGCTGTTCGGCGAGGAGTCAGCCAAGGCTTGA
- a CDS encoding glycerol-3-phosphate acyltransferase, with translation MNWTGLLVVLAGFFSGALMFSFWFARLRGIDIRRTGDGNPGAVNAFRAAGPVIGVLGLLLDFLKGMIPVGAGFWHFHLGGPYLTLLILAPVLGHAFSPFLRLRGGKGLAVTFGVWSGITLYQVPVFLGALLILTRFILRLKRDAWCVAVTMLLLPVFVGLCYRSLPLLAAAVGNSVLVIFQHRRELGP, from the coding sequence ATGAACTGGACCGGACTGCTGGTTGTCCTTGCCGGCTTTTTCAGTGGCGCCCTGATGTTTTCCTTCTGGTTTGCCCGGCTCCGGGGGATTGACATCCGCAGAACCGGGGATGGCAATCCGGGTGCAGTCAACGCCTTCCGGGCTGCCGGTCCGGTGATCGGCGTTCTGGGGCTGCTCCTTGATTTTCTCAAGGGCATGATCCCGGTCGGTGCCGGCTTCTGGCATTTTCACCTCGGCGGACCATATCTTACCCTGCTCATCCTCGCACCGGTGCTTGGCCATGCCTTTTCTCCGTTTCTCCGCCTGCGCGGTGGCAAGGGCCTGGCGGTCACCTTCGGGGTCTGGTCCGGGATCACCCTCTATCAGGTGCCGGTATTTCTCGGCGCCCTGCTCATTCTGACCAGATTCATCCTGCGCCTGAAGCGGGACGCCTGGTGTGTTGCCGTAACCATGCTCCTCCTGCCGGTCTTTGTCGGACTGTGCTACCGTTCCCTGCCGCTCCTTGCCGCTGCGGTGGGCAATTCGGTGCTGGTCATCTTCCAGCACCGCCGGGAGCTTGGACCGTGA
- the porA gene encoding pyruvate ferredoxin oxidoreductase: MILAKTGNEALAYAMKQINPDVVAAYPITPSTEIVQLFSNYVADGEVDTEFVPVESEHSAMTACIGAAACGRRVMTATASQGLALMHEMLFIAAGLRLPIVMAVASRSLSSPLNIHGDHSDSVASRDSGWLQFFCETVQEGYDALIMAVKIAERAYLPAIVAIDGFILSHCQERIETLEDGAVREFLGQPRPNYNLLDWRNPILVGPATLQDYYFEFKRSEIEGMNRVLPVIEEVQQEFGQKFGRYYPVLEEYRCEDAEAVLVVMGSACGTCRVAVDQLRAQGKKVGLAKLRVFRPLVHAILKKSLARFRRIGVMDRVDAVNSYGGPLFTEITSVLYDLPERPAVFSYVYGLGGREFTPEDARMVYEQVLSGKKDELVTYVGVR; encoded by the coding sequence ATGATTCTGGCAAAGACCGGTAATGAGGCACTTGCCTATGCGATGAAGCAGATCAACCCGGATGTGGTTGCTGCCTATCCGATTACCCCCTCAACCGAAATTGTCCAGCTGTTTTCCAACTATGTTGCCGACGGTGAGGTGGACACCGAGTTTGTGCCGGTGGAGAGCGAACATTCCGCGATGACTGCCTGCATCGGTGCGGCGGCGTGTGGTCGCCGGGTCATGACCGCAACCGCCTCCCAGGGTCTGGCGCTGATGCATGAGATGCTGTTCATTGCTGCGGGTCTGCGCCTGCCGATTGTCATGGCGGTGGCGTCCCGTTCGCTTTCCTCACCGCTGAATATCCACGGTGACCATTCCGATTCGGTGGCATCAAGGGATTCCGGCTGGCTCCAGTTCTTCTGTGAGACGGTCCAGGAAGGTTACGACGCGCTGATCATGGCGGTGAAGATTGCCGAGCGGGCATATCTGCCCGCGATCGTGGCGATTGACGGGTTTATTCTCTCCCACTGTCAGGAGCGGATTGAAACGCTGGAGGATGGCGCGGTCCGGGAGTTTCTGGGTCAGCCCAGGCCGAACTACAATCTCCTCGACTGGCGCAATCCGATTCTGGTCGGACCGGCAACCCTCCAGGACTACTATTTTGAGTTCAAGCGGAGTGAGATTGAAGGGATGAACCGGGTGCTGCCGGTGATTGAGGAGGTTCAGCAGGAGTTCGGGCAGAAATTTGGCCGGTATTATCCGGTGCTCGAGGAGTACCGGTGCGAGGATGCGGAGGCGGTGCTGGTGGTCATGGGCTCTGCCTGCGGGACCTGCCGGGTGGCGGTGGACCAGTTGCGCGCCCAGGGGAAGAAGGTCGGGCTGGCGAAACTGCGGGTGTTCCGGCCCCTGGTGCATGCCATTCTGAAGAAAAGCCTTGCCCGCTTCCGGAGGATTGGGGTCATGGACCGGGTGGATGCGGTCAACTCCTATGGCGGTCCGCTGTTTACCGAGATCACCTCGGTGCTCTATGATCTGCCGGAAAGGCCTGCGGTTTTCTCATATGTTTACGGTCTGGGCGGACGGGAGTTTACTCCTGAGGACGCCCGGATGGTCTATGAGCAGGTGCTTTCGGGCAAAAAGGATGAACTGGTAACCTATGTGGGTGTGAGGTGA
- the uvsE gene encoding UV DNA damage repair endonuclease UvsE: MAIRVGYPCINLSLECRGTKTFRLHSYSKERLRETVSNNLDCLAETIRWNIAHGIGFFRISSDLVPFASHPVNSYPWYLVFARQFRRIGRLIRGSGMRISMHPDQFVLLNARDERIVRDSIRELAYHCRVLDRLGLDRSAKVQIHLGGVYGDKRASLERFVRVYHQLPVVVRRRLVIENDDRLYNVSDCLAVSAQTGIPVVFDSFHHEVNGDGSGLRRAFERCAATWRPKDGVPMVDYSSQLAGARTGTHAHHINPVHFRRFLAALAGFDFDLMLEIKDKERSVLVAQRLLGGEF, encoded by the coding sequence ATGGCGATCCGGGTCGGCTACCCCTGCATCAACCTGAGCCTGGAGTGCCGGGGGACAAAAACCTTCCGGCTCCACTCCTATTCCAAGGAGCGGTTGCGGGAGACGGTCAGTAATAACCTTGACTGTCTTGCTGAGACGATCCGCTGGAACATTGCGCACGGGATCGGCTTTTTCCGGATCAGTTCCGATCTCGTCCCCTTTGCCTCTCATCCGGTGAACAGCTATCCCTGGTATCTGGTCTTTGCCCGGCAGTTCCGCCGGATCGGCCGGCTGATCCGGGGGAGCGGAATGCGGATTTCGATGCATCCGGATCAGTTTGTGCTTCTCAATGCCCGGGATGAACGGATTGTCCGGGATTCGATCCGGGAGCTCGCTTACCACTGCCGGGTGCTGGACCGGCTCGGGCTTGACCGGAGCGCCAAGGTGCAGATTCATCTGGGCGGGGTGTATGGTGATAAGCGGGCAAGCCTGGAGCGGTTTGTCCGGGTTTATCACCAGCTGCCGGTAGTTGTCCGGCGCCGGCTGGTGATTGAGAATGACGACCGGCTTTACAATGTGTCCGACTGTCTGGCGGTCAGTGCCCAAACTGGTATCCCGGTTGTCTTTGACTCCTTTCACCATGAGGTCAACGGTGACGGCAGCGGCCTGCGGCGCGCATTTGAGCGCTGTGCCGCCACCTGGCGCCCCAAGGACGGAGTGCCGATGGTGGACTACAGCTCCCAGCTTGCCGGTGCCCGGACCGGAACTCATGCCCATCATATCAATCCCGTCCATTTCCGCCGGTTTCTGGCGGCACTTGCCGGTTTTGATTTTGACCTGATGCTTGAGATCAAGGACAAGGAGAGGAGCGTTCTGGTGGCGCAGCGACTGCTGGGTGGTGAATTTTGA
- a CDS encoding 4Fe-4S dicluster domain-containing protein produces the protein MARKLKGWQELPCGAIITDMQAVKENKTGAWRSQRPVWSREKCRQCLMCWIYCPDSAIMIQDGKVVGIDYDYCKGCGNCASICPAKAIEMEKEKK, from the coding sequence ATGGCGAGAAAACTGAAAGGCTGGCAGGAGCTGCCCTGCGGTGCAATTATTACTGACATGCAGGCGGTTAAGGAGAACAAGACCGGTGCCTGGCGCAGTCAGCGGCCGGTCTGGAGCAGGGAGAAGTGCCGGCAGTGTCTCATGTGCTGGATTTACTGTCCGGATTCGGCGATCATGATTCAGGACGGAAAGGTGGTGGGCATTGACTATGACTACTGCAAGGGGTGCGGGAACTGTGCCAGCATCTGTCCGGCAAAGGCAATTGAGATGGAAAAGGAGAAGAAATGA
- a CDS encoding 2-oxoacid:acceptor oxidoreductase family protein translates to MAKVLEIRWHGRGGQGAKTAALLFGEAALETGKYIQAFPEYGPERMGAPVTAFNRLSEEPIYSHSGIKNPDIVVVLDPSLIEPAGVTEGLKPDGILLVNTAETPDALRKRLKLPESVRVYTVDASTIALETVGRDVPNTPMLGALARVTGVLELEPMIAAIRSKLGAKFRGREKLVEDNLRSIRRAFEEVKGLN, encoded by the coding sequence ATGGCAAAGGTTCTGGAAATTCGCTGGCATGGCCGGGGCGGTCAGGGCGCGAAGACCGCAGCGCTGCTTTTCGGTGAGGCGGCGCTGGAGACCGGTAAGTATATTCAGGCTTTTCCCGAATACGGACCGGAGCGGATGGGCGCACCGGTAACCGCATTCAACCGGCTTTCCGAGGAGCCGATATACAGCCATTCGGGAATCAAAAATCCGGATATCGTAGTTGTGCTTGATCCTTCACTGATTGAACCGGCAGGGGTGACTGAGGGGCTCAAGCCCGATGGGATTCTGCTGGTAAATACCGCGGAAACCCCGGATGCACTGAGGAAACGGCTGAAGCTGCCGGAATCGGTCCGGGTTTATACCGTTGACGCTTCAACCATTGCCCTGGAGACAGTCGGCCGGGATGTGCCCAACACCCCGATGCTGGGTGCGCTGGCGCGGGTGACCGGTGTGCTTGAGCTCGAGCCGATGATTGCGGCAATCCGTTCCAAACTTGGTGCCAAGTTCCGGGGCCGGGAAAAGCTGGTGGAGGACAATCTCAGAAGCATCCGGCGCGCATTTGAAGAGGTCAAGGGGTTGAACTGA
- a CDS encoding glycosyltransferase, whose protein sequence is MKLLPLFVDSFRVLLFVLVQSLITVTNLLLLRRRAESARPASSPRISVLIPARNEEATIGSCIASLLAQDYPDYEVLVLNDRSEDRTPEIVRQLNSPRLRLIAGEPLPAGWTGKNWACHQLAGHATGTLLLFTDADTVFAPDALSQAVTLQQHHQLDLLTGIVHNQVRTFGEQLTVPFVIWSIITILPLLVAYRWRRSQAFAAASGKFLLFTRQGYDALGGHQAVRGEAAEDLALVRRVKRFGLNWRFSDLTPLVTTRMYQGWQDAWHGFTKNFFALFDYRLLPALFVWCWLLVITFHPPATLARGRTDLNFWCALLTISLQLATWLVISKRFRLPHHLALLHPLIMLNASLIGFTSILLTIIGKNSWKGRNLPRHRIKIV, encoded by the coding sequence GTGAAACTGCTGCCGCTGTTTGTCGACTCATTCCGGGTTCTGCTCTTTGTTCTCGTCCAGTCGCTGATCACCGTCACCAATCTGCTCCTGCTCCGCCGGCGGGCAGAGTCAGCCAGGCCGGCATCTTCACCCCGGATCTCGGTCCTGATTCCGGCAAGAAACGAGGAGGCAACAATCGGGTCCTGCATTGCCTCCCTGCTCGCTCAGGACTATCCGGACTACGAGGTTCTGGTTCTGAATGACCGCTCCGAGGACCGCACCCCAGAAATTGTCCGGCAGCTGAATTCACCCCGGCTCCGGCTCATTGCCGGCGAGCCGCTGCCCGCAGGCTGGACCGGCAAGAACTGGGCATGCCACCAGCTGGCAGGTCACGCCACCGGCACCCTGTTGCTCTTTACCGATGCCGACACGGTCTTTGCCCCTGACGCCCTGAGCCAGGCAGTTACCCTCCAGCAGCACCACCAGCTGGATCTCCTGACCGGCATCGTTCACAACCAGGTCCGGACTTTCGGTGAACAGCTGACCGTCCCCTTTGTCATCTGGTCAATCATCACCATTCTCCCCCTGCTCGTTGCCTACCGGTGGCGCCGCTCCCAGGCGTTCGCTGCTGCCAGTGGCAAGTTCCTGCTCTTTACCCGCCAGGGGTATGATGCGCTCGGCGGCCATCAGGCGGTAAGAGGTGAGGCGGCTGAGGACCTGGCGCTTGTCCGGCGGGTGAAACGGTTCGGACTGAACTGGCGGTTTTCTGACCTCACTCCGCTCGTCACCACCCGGATGTATCAGGGCTGGCAGGATGCCTGGCACGGCTTCACCAAGAACTTCTTTGCCCTCTTTGACTACCGGCTCCTGCCTGCACTCTTTGTCTGGTGCTGGCTGCTGGTGATCACCTTTCATCCGCCTGCCACCCTCGCCCGCGGCCGGACCGACCTCAACTTCTGGTGCGCCCTGCTGACCATCAGCCTCCAGCTTGCCACCTGGCTGGTCATCTCCAAGCGCTTCCGGCTGCCGCACCACCTTGCCCTGCTCCACCCGCTGATCATGCTCAATGCCAGCCTGATCGGATTTACATCGATCCTGCTCACGATCATTGGGAAAAACAGCTGGAAGGGCAGAAATCTGCCCCGGCACCGGATTAAAATCGTCTGA